The Nymphaea colorata isolate Beijing-Zhang1983 chromosome 11, ASM883128v2, whole genome shotgun sequence genome includes the window TTGGTAATGGCTCAAAAGTTGGGCGCGCGTtgtaagtttttcaaagatgatTTTTGAAATGGTGAAAACCAAATAGGTCGAACCAGGAAGGTTTTCCCCTTGAGTTCATGCCTTCAGGGAGAGGCTGCAAGCTAACGTTGAACTTCACTATCCTAGAGTCTCTATTGCAGTCATGCAGGACGCTGGCACAATTCAAGCAAATATACTCTCAGATGATCACTTGCGGCCTCATCAACGACACATACGCATCAAGCCGCCTCCTCCGAACATGCCTTTCATCGGAGTTCCGCGTAGCCGTCGACTGCTCTCGCCGGATATTCGATAACATCAAACACCCAAATGTTGTAATATGGAACACCATGATGAAGATATACGTTTCGGCGTCGCGTCCTGAGTGTGCAATTTTGCTATACAAATCGATGTTGCGTGATCATTCTCCGGCTGACAATTTCACGTTCCCAATCTTAATTCAGGCTTGCACTCTCCGAGCGTGGGTAGAAGAAGGCGAACAGTTGCATAATCATGTTGTCAAATTGGGTTTTGGTTCGGATGCCTATGTGGGCAATACCTTGATACACATGTATTCCGTCTGTGAATATTTGGAGGATTCGCGGAAAGTGTTTGATGGAATGCCTCAAAGAGATTCTGTCTCATGGAACGCTATGTTGGCAGGGTATGCGGGTCAAGGATGGGTTGATGAAGCTTTCTTTCTGTTTGAAATGTTTCCATGTAGAAGCGTTGTTGCGTGGAATTCCATGATTACGATGATGGGACGGCAAGGACTTGTTCCCGACGCACGGCGGCTGTTTGACGAGATGCAGGAAAGAGATGTTGTGTCGTGGTCCACCATGATTTCTTGTTATGAGCAGAATGGAGCTCCAGCGGAAGCTGTTGAGTTGTTTGGTCGTATGAATCACGAAGGCGTCATGGTAGATGCTGTTACCATGGTTACTGTTGTCTCTGCGTGTGCGCAGTTGATGGCGCTGAAGGAAGGTGAAGGAATTCATGGGCTGGTTGTCCGAATGGGGTTCGGGTCATATACATCACTTAGAAATGCGTTGCTTCATATGTACGCACGATGTGGGCATGTAGAGATTGCCCGAAAAATGTTCGGTGAGGGAACTGGATTTGACTTGATATCGTGGAATTCTTTGATAACTGGGTATGTTAAAGCTGGTTACCTCAATGATGCAAAGAAACTTTTTGATGCAATGCCTGAGAGAGATATAGTCTCATGGAGTGCAATGATATCAGGTTATGCACAACACAATCATTTCCGAGAAACTTTGAGTCTATTCCGTGAGATGCAGCTTCACTGTGTTATGCCCGACGATGTGACACTAGTCAGTGTCCTTTCAGCATGCGCACATTTGTGTGCTCTAGAGCAAGGTAGCAGGATTCATGCTTATGTTGAGAAAAAGAACATCGAAGTTGATGTCATTTTAGGCACCACCCTTGTAGATATGTACATGAAATGTGGTTGTGTTGATGATGCTTTAAAGATCTTCTCTGAAATGCAAAATAGGGGGACCTCCTCTTGGAATGCTATCATTCTAGGAATGGCAATGAACGGTCATGTCGAAGAGGCGTTCAGTTTTTTTGCTGATATGACACAGTATGGAGTGGCACCTAACGAAATAACTTTCATTGGTATCTTGAGTGCATGTAGGCATGCTGGTTTAGTGTCAGAGGGCCGTCATTATTTTCAGTCAATGACAAAGATGCATCAGATTCTTCCCAATGTTAAGCACTACGGTTGCATGGTCGACCTTCTTGGGCGTGCTGGATTTCTCAAAGAAGCAGAGGATCTGATCTCAAGTATGCCTATGACTCCTGATATAGCCACATGGGGTGCTCTTCTTGGTGCTTGTAAGATGCACAGAAACCTTGACATAGGTGTGAGAACAGCCATACAACTTCTAAGCCTTGATCCTTGCCATGATGGTGCTCACGTGCTCCTGTCTAACATATATGCTTTGAGAGGTAGCTGGGACAACGTGAACCAAGTTAGGAGCACGATGAAGAGGCTTAGGGTTTTAAAAGAGCCAGGATGCAGTTGGATTGAGACAGATGGTGTCGTTCATCAGTTTTTTGCAGGAGATAGGGCTCATCCACAGTCAGAGGAGATCGAGAGCATGTTAAATGAGATGgcaaagagattgagggctgAAGGTTATGAACCAGATACTAGTCAAGTGTCTTTGGATGTTGATGAAGAAGATAAAGGAAGTTTGTTGTATATGCACAGCGAGAAAATAGCCATTGCTTTTGGACTCATTAGCATAAATATGCCCTTGCCTATTAGAATAGCGAAGAACCTTAGAATATGCTGCGATTGTCATATTGTAGCCAAGCTTGTTTCTAGAACTTTTGAACGTGAAATTGTAGTGAGAGATCGACATCGTTTCCACCATTTCAAGCAGGGCTTATGCTCATGTTCTGATTACTGGTAATAAAagttatttgttcatttttaatCTTGTCCTTTTCTGGATAAAAGGATTTTTCGCTATCGGATAATAATAAGGTTTTTATGCCCTGTTATTAGCACGAGATAGACCGTTTTGGTGCTTGAAACATTGTCTTGCTGAGATGCTCGAATAGCTGCTGTAATCTTTTCTGAAATTTGTTATGAGATTATTTATCTTAGTAACAGCtaaaacttttatttctttcttcagtCTTCCTCATTTAGTATATATTCATCTTTTACTTTTTACTACGGAGAcaggggtatgagataatgatagggACAATGATATGACATAATGATAGGGATATAAAATAATGACATAgttaaaaatgttcaatgtgAATGTACAATGTTAGGTattgaagtaaatatgcatattagtAGTAGGTTTCATCTCTCAGCATACGCTCGTTGTATACACGGGGGTGGTGTATAGAACTCATTCTCCTTTCATTGTGCCTCttcattcatttataatgtccTCACAGCAGACACCGCAATCAACAATGCAGTGTTGTGCACAtttaaagcttgtttggatagaaaggaaaggaaaggaaaggaaagacttaaaatcatgtttgtttggactacataaaggaaaggaaatgataaaatttataatactttacgATAATACCCCTATcagttaaaatatttaaaagaatgaGAGGTTTCAAAAAAGACACGATAATGCCCATCTCACCTTGCTCGTGTGTTTTCCAATGAAGGGCTGCAACTTATGCaatgcgtctctctctctctctctctctaaatgtaAGTAATTGTTGGTCACATGATATTTTCACAATGTTACATTTTAGCCTTTAAATATCACATTTTAAATATCACAACTTATGTAATTGTTGGTCACTGCCTTCCTTGTTGGTCacttgatattttcaaaatattacatGTTAGCCTTTAAATATcagattttaaataaattaatttcatgacaagagagagaaagatgaaacggaagaagaagaagatgaaacgGAAgcagaacaagagagagaaagatgcagcgagagatgaagaaaaacaaactcaCCTTCCTTGCAGCGGagaacttcttcttcttcttcttcttcttccctttgcTCTTTTGCTCTTCCGCCCTGTTCGTTGCTTGCCTCTTGGGTTTCTTCTCAACGGTTTTGGGGGAGGGAAATGGTGGTTCTTCTTCAAGTCGTGGGTCCTTATGAAGGGTATTATCGATAAACTATAATTTTTCATCTTCactcctttccttttcttcccaatccgtccgatttgggagggaaAGAAATTACACTATACAATCTCtcccctccctttcctttcctttccctcccctccttGCCAAACAGGTTTTGCcactttcctttcctttccctcctttctaatttgCTAACCAAACAagggagggattgctcaatccctccctttccctcctaccaaacagggCGTTAGTGTGGCAGCCAATAAGACTGTGTTGggcattttaaacaaaaattcaTCTTTCACGAGCACAGTTTTTGCACGttgttccttttatttttctaactCGATGCACCACTGTGTCTCGACGCATCACACGTAATGTTGTGTGCGTCTGccagattaaaaaaataaaaaaataaaaaactctctctctctctctctctctctatatatatatatatatatatatatatatatatatatatatatatatatatatatatatatatatatgtatatatatatatgtctccCCTTCTCCCCGAGAGGTCGAACAGACTgcacctttttgttttttgcttttcaagttGACCTATTGCTGTTTTGATGCAACACTCTCGTGCTGCACCTGACCTGCCTGATGTGAGATTGAGACTCTATGCAGGCAACAAatatacactcaagtaaaaaaGTGGGAGGGTTGAggtattttataaatttttgataatgaagtgtatttttttacttttaactaTTTTACAATCCCCTTTATCCTTTTAAAAAACCccttttttgaatttatttgagGGTATTTTGAACACAAGAGtatgcatataaccagttttGGCCCAATGCAATAGGTGATGTGCTGCGTGAGCACCTCCTTTTGATTTCAAAAGAACTACGAGTTAATTATTTTATAGTTTCATATTTGTATAGGGAGCGAGAGATAGGACAGTAGTGCACTTATAGATGAGATTTTGGCTAGGGTATATAGGTGTGTAGTATATCTATATACATCATCAAAGGTTATGCGAAATCAGTAAAATTTTCACCGACATTTCCTATGGATGTCGGTGAGCAAATTGTCAGTGAACACTATCACCGACATTTCCACTTCCCGCATCACTGCACCGGTCAGTGTAGATATTGTTCACCGACACATGTTGAATGTAGTTAAATACACTATTACCAACGTCAGTTGGACATGGTAATAGTTTTAACGACTAGTTTACTAACGACATTGGTGAACATTAATTGGGATTATTACCAACATTCATTTGGACATCGGCCAAAAGTGTACCGCCATTTGCCTAAATATATATAGGCGGACTACCATGTGTCACTGACgagttgtaattttttttttcagttgaaaattgaaaatacatCTTAAACAAAAACTTGTTTACAGTAAAGTCATCTAAGCAATTGCATGTCCATAACtaaacaagtatatatatataaccaaaattCGAAATTGTATGACACCAAAACTCAATAACTAAAGTTCGAAGTTATAATGACTTATTAGAGGAAGTTATGTACATACCCACACTGCTGTAACctaaaaccaaaaataaaaattgcacACCCAAAACACTAATGGTACTAATAAACCCTAAAACCATTCGCAAATgaataaataacaaatataaaggttaaaagaatcaacTAGAAGTTGTCTATATGccaaaaatagaaggaaaaatagTATGTGTCGAAAATTTGCGTTAATTGCCAgtgggaagaagagaaagaagaaaagaaaagagggggaAAAGAGTTTAGGTGGACTTAAAAGTCAGGGAAGCCTTTACGGATGCGTGACAGATGTTGGTAAAGGTGTACTTAAAAACATCGGTGGAAGTCATACGAAACTTTCAGGAACACGAAAAGAATATAGATGAAATGTCTTTTCGCCGACGTCCATGCACAAGGCATCGATGAAGGGGTAAGTTATACTGACCCAACCTCTACACATTGGTCATATTTTGATGGAAAACACCTCCACCAACATGAGGGGCCTTACGTCTAGGTGAAATGATTATTTTTACCATGGGCAAATTTCCTCGACAGATAAAAATGAACTTTTATCGACATGTAGACTTTACGCATCGGTGAAGGCTGATGTTACACCGTTCTAGATGTCAGTGGAATTCCATCTTGATTGACAACTTAGTTTGGATGTCGGTGAAAATTGACTTTCACTTGATGGCCACCGATCCACGCATTGGTGATTCcttgtttttttgtagtgtgaTGAGCTCATAGCTGCATGATCAAGGAGCCTCATGCATGCATGATTTGTGCTTAGACCAAAGGAGCAAAGTCAGACTGCAACATGATGCAGCCTGTGCCCTCTATTGACTATGCATGTTTAAGCCCATAGCAAGGCAGCGAAACTATAGTAACATCCACTCTACTTGCTTCACCAACTCATCATCactttaaatcttttattttccaGTTACAGGTCCCATCTCAaagagtgtatatatatgtttattggtTACTGTTAACTATAATTCAATGGTCTAGTTATTTCAGTTTAAAGCcaatttcaacttttttatcataattttttactttcatcAGATATGGTTGTTTATTTGTCAAGCTTAATAGGTTTGTGATGCTTCATAGGTCTCATCATATGTAATATATAGTTTATGAGCACATTAGGATTCTAATATGCATGCTAGATTTAGGTTTATTTAGTGTTGTTGGATTTTAGTTAGTTTAGTTTAAGTAATTTATGATAAATAGATGTAAATTATTCAGTGCCTTGATTAAATATGATTTGGTTATCTGTTAATCCTCTCGTTTTGTTACAAACtctcctccctttccctctctctctctctcactcggccctttatttatttatgttacAAGTCTTAAAACTGGCTGTGTTGTAGCAAAGTATGATTTTACTTACAATTTGTCTATGTTTTGGATATCACAATTAAATGGATTGCATTTGTTATTATTTGTGTGTCAGTTTATGGATGTAAGATGGAATAAAAAAGTGccaaaatgttattttaacATGAACCTATTCATTCTAGGTTAATTGAAGAAAATGGTGGCAATGCACATGATGAGAATCTCATCAAAGATATGAAGTTAGAATTAGACAACGATTGTGAATCTATAGAACATGAAGAAGAATGTGTCTCAATTCATAATGAAATTATAGGCTATAATCCAACAATGCTTATTGAATGCACCCATTCAATTGGTATGAAATTTAAAAGTGACAAagatgtttttgaattttacaGGGCATATGCAAATATGGGCAGATGTGATACTCGTACAagttcaagtaaaaaaaaaaagtgaaatgtatTTGCATGGAGGCAAATAACATAGAAGAAAGATGGTGtgagtaagaaaaaaaaattgatgttaagTCATAAAGAGTTACCATAAAATGTGGTTTTTCagcaaaaataaatattttatgaaaagaaaaaaaagttttggatAATTAGCTCGAGACATTTACAACACAATCATATGTTACATTCTCCATCAAAGTTCAAAATGTTGAACCCTTTGAACTGGTTGCAAAGACCTGAATTGGTTCCAATTTGAGACCATATCAAGTTATGAATGTTTTATAACCTGAAACATatagaattcaaattttttcttttatagaagATCAATTAAGAGTTCATATCAGAAATGTGACAAAAATTTATTATAGTAAACATTGTCAACATCTAGtctgattatttttttcttaaacaaagAGGAAAATCTTGACTTCTATTATGTCAGTCAAAGATTCCATGAGGTTTGGCAATTGCTTTTGTGTATCAAAAGAGTGATAGGATTATTACAATTTTGGAAATGTAAGTTATTTGGTacaacatataaatgaattactATTTGATGTCTTTTGCACCATTCATTGGGATGAACCATCACTATGAATCAATTGTATTTGGACATACCCTTCTTGtagatttaaaaaacaatttttaatgaTTGTGGAGTAAGTAGTTGCAGGCAATAAGTAAAAGGTATCCAATAGCTATCATTACTAATCAAGACTTTGTTATATAAATCTATGTAAATCAATGTATGAATGTCAGCAATTTGTgatgtatgacaaaaatgagtATTTCAAGTAGCATATGGACATTATTCTCCTTTTAATAGGCAATCAAAAGACAACAGCAGCTTGATGTCATTTAGCTTTACTAGTGTCAAGCCATAGTTCTCTAGTAGCATATGGAGTATGTGGATGttattcttctttgtttctctaTGTCAAGGCTTATACCTTGTAGCTTCATCCATTATGCTCGTctattgaaagttttacaacCTAACATTGcttactttcttttctttaatttctttagCTTCTAAAAGTGGGCTACAgtctttattttattcttttgactAGATCAGTGATTGAATTATCCAAGAAATGATCTTGAGATCGAGCTCTGGCTTTACCTACCACCACTTTAGtgaaacaaaaatgcaaaaacaaaaccAACAGAGCATATGATTTAtactttttttggaaaaaaacatgaaaagtaaGTAAGAATGATCATCAAGAAGTTCATGTAAAATGATTCATTGACCTTCAAGCAAGAAATAAAGGTTTCAATATCATGAGCAGCCAATTTATGCTGCTATTTAAGATGCATTCACATGCAACTAAAAGACAAAACAATTTGAATATTGTATGGTAATAGCAGACAAGCCATTTTCACAAGGCAGTCATCAAACTTTTaatctttttcaaattgaagGCCTTATGTGCCCCCTAATTAGGTGGTCAAAGTTCTCAATGGACATgtgctcatttttttttttttgaaaccaagaaaaaggaagagagtgtgagagagacTCCAATTCACTTATCTTATAAGTATTTATACTTCTTATTTGAGCAAGTGCCAAAACAGCTGCAATGATTATCCAAAATTCTTTTATCAATATTGATTCCACTAGAGAAAGCTTAAATCCAACCCCCTAACCAAATAGACAAAGATCTTATTATATTCCAAAAAAGTGTGCAGAGCCTATATTTGTTGACACTATATGATTTGAGGCCCCATAGAAGCATCCAAAATGTCAAGATGCCTATAGAGGCTTTAGTGAACTACATTAGAATGAGAAAGGTAAAGCATCATGAATATACATACTTTCCAAGTCAAAAGACACGACCAATAAACATTGAAACAGTTTGATGAGAAGATAAGAATACAGCGAAAttgatgaataaaaaattaataagccTTTTTCACGACCATAGTTCACCCTACCCAAAAAGCAATGGGTTCTTGTCTTCCAGTCGTTTCAATTGCAACTACAACAAAAGCTGCAATTGACAATACAAGTAGATAAGCTACTTGAAATGAACAATTATATTAAGACAAACTATGGAAACTAAAACTTCTTTTAAGTATGACCATTATAATAAAACAATcattgcttcttcaattattATAACACAACAAGCTACGAAAACTAAAACCAAATTGCATGTCATTCTAGAGATGCAAAGGTTGACTCTTCCCATAACATGAAACTATTATAATCACATATATACTCAATTCTAAAGTGCACCATTATAGTCTTAGCTTTAGCAGAAGTTTAACTACATTCGCCCACCATGTTTGAGAGATATATGTCTAAGTTTTTCAAGTCAATGCACAAGACTACAAACTTTGAACCATCTCTGAGGCATTGAAGTCTGCATGCATTGATCAACATGAAATTATTTGGGACACCAATGTTTAGGTAGAGCTAACCAAATTACCATTTGCTACCAACTTGTCATGATTCAACTTAAACCATGCCTTGTTAGGTCAGCTTCCAAACCACAAATCTGAAAGAGAACAAGAGAATGAATTCAATCATGAATCAAAAGCATAGCAAAAGATCATTAACTTCTCAACCCTTATTGGTGATCATATTTTCCACTCACCTCTCCATATTTCTTGCATACTTTTTATTGTTCACTAATTGACAACTCCTAAATGTTCTATAATGTACTCTGATATCTCTCTAGCTATGAGACAGTTAAGTCAGTTTATAAAAAAACTTAGAAATGTTCATGAAAAGCAGCTTTGGTCCTTAAATATATTAAGTCTGCACTAGGAAAAAGACTATTGTTTTAGAAAAGTGACTTGATGTCATGGCCTATATGGATGTTGACTATGCTGGATTTGTTGAAGATAGGAAATGTACAACTGGATTTTGCACCTTTGTTAAAAAAAGTCTAACTacatggagaagtaaaaagcaatCAATGTGGTGAGAATGAGTGCAAATTCCAAGTATAGAACTGtaatcaccctaaatttttccaaaatactgtattcaaatttaattttcgGATCctaaacccaatttttggatataaattagatccaaaacccaagttcagatccaaatcaaacatttcaaaccCAAGATTCGAAATCGagttcaaaatgacaaaatttgtattttatgAGCGTCACGCATGCACGTACCCTCCCTTTGTTTTAAGGTCTCATTCTCACGCCAAAACAAGTTTTTAAGCCTAAGTTGCATGATAAAACGAGTCGACAATCAATCAGTTTCAAAACGAGTTTGGAATCACTTAAAATGAAGTCGACCACCTATTTATAACaagaaatctttttttttaaggaaatgacaataataataatagtactATTATTTTACAAACAACTctttattaaatttattttttttttaaatgtgatttTGCGCTACCGCGACGTGCAGTCGCGCGATCCCACGACCGTGCACGCGAGCACGATCACACGATCGCATGCACGGTCGTGGCAACACCTCGCGCATTGTTGCGCGCATGCACTATCAAGAAGACGCCTTCCAGGGCCTGCCCAGTGTGCAGGCcccctttttcttcaaaaatcgaTCGTTAAGGTGTGATTTTGATCATTTTAAGTGGGCATTAGCCTTGACTACACCCAAAAATGAATTTgcaggcctaatggccaatcatactcAGTCAAAAccaatttctttttaagaaaaattttgaaatttgtatgaaaatgttatgaaattaaaaaaaaaaattgaaatttaagtttcggctccaaaactctttataaagCCCCctatttttctccctcttgggcatgagctaggCTTTGGAGAACTATTATCACTTCTTACCACAAGCaccactccaaagaacttaagcaagataagaTGGAGTTCTAACtgggtagtaaccaaattagagcaaaattttaaacctacttaaagtcttaagagaacactaaagtgacttcaaaatgatttcctaaacttttcaaatgatatttacaaagatttctcaattctagaTTTCCCCAAagtgtttcacattctcaagtaatctcaagtaattctttaagaacctttttaaaagtttaaaacatgaaactttcaatatttttctacaccacatataaaataaaaaatatgtttaagcaaaaatgaaatacatcaacaataaaaatagcccttggattgattacctcAGTAAAGGCGTCggaaacggtcgatcctcgtaccaatGGGCAagtcccctttctctctcattttcaaaacaaaactcatttttttggagcactccaaaaaccaataaattttTTGGGGATGCGCACAAGAACTATGGCTCAATATGTTATGGAGAT containing:
- the LOC116263907 gene encoding pentatricopeptide repeat-containing protein At3g62890-like translates to MPSGRGCKLTLNFTILESLLQSCRTLAQFKQIYSQMITCGLINDTYASSRLLRTCLSSEFRVAVDCSRRIFDNIKHPNVVIWNTMMKIYVSASRPECAILLYKSMLRDHSPADNFTFPILIQACTLRAWVEEGEQLHNHVVKLGFGSDAYVGNTLIHMYSVCEYLEDSRKVFDGMPQRDSVSWNAMLAGYAGQGWVDEAFFLFEMFPCRSVVAWNSMITMMGRQGLVPDARRLFDEMQERDVVSWSTMISCYEQNGAPAEAVELFGRMNHEGVMVDAVTMVTVVSACAQLMALKEGEGIHGLVVRMGFGSYTSLRNALLHMYARCGHVEIARKMFGEGTGFDLISWNSLITGYVKAGYLNDAKKLFDAMPERDIVSWSAMISGYAQHNHFRETLSLFREMQLHCVMPDDVTLVSVLSACAHLCALEQGSRIHAYVEKKNIEVDVILGTTLVDMYMKCGCVDDALKIFSEMQNRGTSSWNAIILGMAMNGHVEEAFSFFADMTQYGVAPNEITFIGILSACRHAGLVSEGRHYFQSMTKMHQILPNVKHYGCMVDLLGRAGFLKEAEDLISSMPMTPDIATWGALLGACKMHRNLDIGVRTAIQLLSLDPCHDGAHVLLSNIYALRGSWDNVNQVRSTMKRLRVLKEPGCSWIETDGVVHQFFAGDRAHPQSEEIESMLNEMAKRLRAEGYEPDTSQVSLDVDEEDKGSLLYMHSEKIAIAFGLISINMPLPIRIAKNLRICCDCHIVAKLVSRTFEREIVVRDRHRFHHFKQGLCSCSDYW